One genomic region from Cetobacterium sp. 8H encodes:
- a CDS encoding histidine triad nucleotide-binding protein → MATIFTKIINREIPASIVFENDKVIAFKDINPQAPVHILVVPKKEIPTLNDIDVQDSEYILAMYLAIKDIARDLGISENGYRIITNCNTHGGQEVFHLHFHLLGGKPLGPMLTF, encoded by the coding sequence ATGGCTACTATATTTACAAAGATTATAAATAGAGAGATTCCTGCGTCGATTGTTTTTGAAAATGATAAGGTTATCGCTTTTAAAGATATAAATCCACAGGCTCCTGTTCATATCTTAGTTGTTCCTAAAAAAGAGATTCCTACTTTGAATGACATTGACGTTCAAGACTCTGAATATATCTTAGCTATGTATTTAGCTATAAAAGATATTGCTAGAGATTTAGGAATATCTGAAAATGGTTATAGAATAATAACAAATTGCAATACTCATGGAGGACAAGAAGTATTTCACTTACATTTCCATCTACTTGGTGGAAAACCTCTAGGGCCTATGCTAACATTTTAA